The following proteins come from a genomic window of Flavobacterium eburneipallidum:
- a CDS encoding LysM peptidoglycan-binding domain-containing protein, with protein MSIKKISISVFLLLSISLFSQKSYENKGIVKMETNRSYLDSIKNTFVKDDLAACVDSLWMKELTNLDIFEDISNDIKNVNTDQKVDYELPTDLLKQRLTEMDSKSPFNIEYNPGLENIIKSFLKNRKKSFERLMAISEYYFPLFEEALAKKNVPLEIKYLAVVESALNPKAVSRMGATGLWQFMYHTGKQYNLNIDSYVDERSDPLKASEAAAQYMSNMYAIFGDWDLVLASYNSGPGNVSKAIRRSGGQQNFWNIKKHLPQETQGYVPAFLATMYIYEYHKEHGIKPTRAAIPHFATDTILIKREMSFKQISDLLDVPVAQLQLLNPSYKMNVVPFYQDQPHYLRLPAAKIAVFASNEDKIYGYAQRESDMREKPFQVNKAIVVKDSSNYIQQKITLPNTKYYTVQRGDNLGQIADKYNVSIADIKKWNSLKSSTVASGKRLKIIANEIDVQANKNEAIVANDTKISKEDKSKKIVKADTLSTTAATYYVVQKGDNLSAIAKKYDVTVAELKEWNNLATAGIQLGASLQVAKNEVIEKQEVAVAPKMENVEYIVKKGDNLGTISKKYGSSIEDLKEWNNLESNNIALGKSLIVAKSEIKEETKPAETFKRSNNLASTSKKNASDYYVQKGDSLYSISKKYPGVTIADIKKWNNISSEELKPGMKLKING; from the coding sequence ATGAGTATAAAAAAAATTTCCATATCGGTTTTTCTATTATTGTCAATTTCTTTGTTTTCGCAGAAATCTTATGAAAACAAAGGAATTGTCAAAATGGAAACCAATCGTTCCTATTTAGATTCCATTAAAAATACATTTGTAAAAGATGATCTCGCAGCCTGTGTTGATAGTCTTTGGATGAAGGAATTAACCAATTTAGACATTTTCGAAGATATATCAAATGATATAAAAAACGTAAATACCGACCAAAAAGTCGATTATGAATTGCCAACAGACTTGTTAAAACAACGATTGACAGAAATGGATTCTAAATCGCCATTTAATATCGAATACAATCCAGGTCTGGAAAATATTATCAAGTCATTTCTTAAAAACAGAAAGAAATCTTTTGAACGCTTGATGGCCATTTCTGAATATTATTTTCCTCTTTTTGAAGAAGCGCTGGCTAAAAAAAATGTCCCTCTTGAAATAAAATATTTAGCCGTTGTAGAATCAGCTTTGAATCCTAAAGCAGTCTCTAGAATGGGAGCCACAGGACTTTGGCAGTTTATGTACCATACCGGAAAACAATACAATCTAAATATTGATTCTTATGTAGATGAACGAAGCGATCCGCTAAAAGCCAGTGAAGCTGCAGCTCAATACATGAGTAATATGTATGCTATTTTTGGCGATTGGGATTTGGTTTTAGCTTCTTATAATTCAGGTCCAGGAAATGTTTCCAAAGCGATTCGTCGTTCAGGTGGACAACAAAATTTCTGGAATATCAAAAAACATTTGCCACAAGAAACTCAAGGTTATGTACCCGCTTTTCTAGCCACAATGTACATCTACGAATACCACAAAGAACACGGAATAAAACCTACCAGAGCAGCTATTCCGCATTTTGCTACTGATACTATTTTGATTAAAAGAGAAATGTCGTTCAAACAAATTTCAGATTTATTGGATGTTCCCGTTGCACAATTGCAGTTATTGAATCCGTCTTATAAAATGAATGTGGTTCCTTTTTATCAAGATCAACCTCACTACTTACGATTACCTGCGGCAAAAATAGCAGTCTTTGCTTCTAATGAAGACAAGATTTATGGATATGCGCAGCGTGAATCTGACATGCGTGAAAAACCATTTCAGGTTAATAAAGCAATCGTAGTAAAGGATTCTTCAAATTATATCCAACAAAAAATCACGTTGCCGAACACCAAATATTACACTGTTCAACGAGGTGATAATTTAGGGCAAATTGCTGATAAATATAATGTAAGCATAGCCGATATTAAAAAATGGAACAGTTTAAAGTCTAGTACAGTAGCTAGTGGCAAACGTTTGAAAATAATTGCTAACGAAATTGATGTTCAAGCCAATAAAAATGAGGCAATTGTAGCTAATGATACCAAAATTAGTAAAGAAGACAAATCCAAAAAAATTGTAAAAGCAGATACATTATCAACTACAGCAGCTACTTATTATGTAGTTCAAAAAGGAGACAATTTGAGCGCTATTGCCAAGAAATATGATGTTACTGTAGCGGAATTAAAAGAATGGAATAATCTTGCTACTGCGGGAATCCAATTGGGTGCTTCGTTACAAGTTGCCAAAAATGAGGTGATTGAGAAACAAGAAGTAGCCGTTGCTCCAAAGATGGAAAACGTAGAATACATTGTTAAAAAAGGAGATAATTTGGGAACTATTTCCAAAAAATACGGTAGTTCTATAGAAGATTTAAAAGAGTGGAATAATTTAGAAAGCAACAATATTGCGTTAGGAAAAAGTTTGATTGTTGCCAAAAGCGAAATCAAAGAAGAAACTAAACCTGCCGAAACATTTAAAAGAAGCAATAATTTAGCTTCGACTTCCAAAAAGAATGCTTCGGATTATTATGTTCAAAAAGGCGATTCATTGTACAGCATTTCCAAAAAATATCCTGGTGTAACTATTGCCGATATTAAAAAATGGAACAACATCAGCTCCGAAGAATTGAAACCAGGCATGAAATTGAAAATCAACGGATAG
- a CDS encoding 3-keto-disaccharide hydrolase, with protein MFKKITTVFVFALLLNSCAVQQNSIATNDWYAFTKTSTERQEPAKIYEFTDGMIRMHGENIGYLMTKKSYKNFELSLDFRWNIEEKYNRKGKKNSGVMYNIPVDSPDNIWPKGIQFQIKENTTGDFIFLDKTTAVINGKIIEAGASVTSAKFIENEKPYGEWNSIVIKSFNGKITQYLNGKLVNEGTESSTVEGKISLNYEGSPIDFRNIILKNIQK; from the coding sequence ATGTTCAAAAAAATAACCACTGTTTTTGTTTTCGCTTTACTTTTAAATTCTTGTGCTGTTCAACAAAATAGTATTGCTACAAACGATTGGTATGCATTTACTAAAACCAGTACTGAAAGACAAGAACCTGCCAAAATATATGAGTTTACCGATGGAATGATTCGAATGCACGGTGAAAATATAGGTTATTTGATGACCAAAAAAAGCTATAAAAATTTCGAGTTGAGTTTGGACTTCCGATGGAATATTGAAGAAAAATACAATAGAAAAGGCAAAAAAAATAGCGGTGTAATGTACAACATTCCAGTAGATTCGCCTGATAACATTTGGCCAAAAGGAATTCAATTTCAAATAAAAGAAAACACTACTGGCGATTTTATCTTTTTAGACAAAACTACTGCTGTAATAAACGGAAAAATAATAGAGGCAGGCGCAAGTGTTACTTCGGCAAAATTTATCGAAAATGAGAAGCCTTATGGCGAATGGAATTCTATTGTGATTAAATCTTTCAACGGTAAAATCACACAATATTTGAATGGAAAATTGGTCAACGAAGGAACAGAATCTTCTACTGTAGAAGGAAAAATTTCTTTGAATTATGAAGGTTCGCCAATTGATTTTAGAAATATTATTTTAAAAAACATTCAGAAATAA
- a CDS encoding DUF4837 family protein: MNKYLLLALSLFTLLFFSCKKQENLPRKATGKINTISVIIDDQLWNGEVGDRIRNKFASPVIGLPQEEPLFTINQYPAKLMEGFMTDNRTIIVVKKENKTAFEIKKNQYAEPQNVFHISGKTITEILDIIEKNTPKIIKIIKETEIAESQRIHSKSLIQTVLIKNKFQITLNIPTGYSYAFQSKNFIWLKKEIISGNTNLLIYQVPITAIKKDADAIMNIIKMRDSIGNLFIRGTELDTQMITEEGYSPYFSETKINDINAFETKGTWELKNDFMSGPFVNYAIVDEAHNRILVLEGFCYSPSKEKRDLMHELESIIKSIVILK, translated from the coding sequence ATGAATAAATACCTTTTATTAGCACTCTCCCTTTTCACACTTTTGTTTTTTTCTTGTAAAAAGCAGGAGAATTTGCCACGAAAAGCAACGGGCAAAATCAATACAATTTCGGTTATTATTGATGATCAATTGTGGAATGGCGAAGTAGGGGATCGCATTCGAAATAAGTTTGCATCGCCCGTTATTGGATTGCCACAAGAAGAACCACTTTTTACCATCAATCAATATCCAGCCAAATTGATGGAAGGATTTATGACCGATAATCGTACGATAATCGTGGTCAAAAAAGAAAATAAAACAGCATTCGAAATCAAGAAAAATCAATATGCCGAACCGCAAAATGTATTTCATATTTCTGGAAAAACCATCACCGAAATTTTAGATATTATTGAAAAAAATACACCTAAAATCATCAAGATTATAAAAGAAACTGAAATTGCTGAAAGCCAAAGAATTCACAGTAAATCTTTGATTCAAACTGTTCTAATTAAGAATAAATTTCAGATTACATTAAATATTCCTACTGGTTATTCTTATGCGTTTCAAAGTAAAAATTTTATTTGGTTGAAAAAAGAAATCATCAGCGGTAATACCAATCTTTTGATTTATCAGGTGCCAATAACGGCTATCAAAAAGGATGCTGATGCTATTATGAATATTATCAAAATGCGAGATTCTATTGGCAATTTATTCATTAGAGGAACCGAATTAGACACTCAAATGATTACCGAAGAAGGCTATTCTCCTTATTTTTCGGAAACCAAAATCAATGATATTAACGCATTCGAAACCAAAGGAACTTGGGAGCTTAAAAATGATTTTATGTCAGGACCTTTTGTGAATTATGCCATTGTAGATGAAGCGCACAACAGAATTCTGGTTTTGGAGGGATTTTGTTATTCGCCTTCAAAAGAAAAAAGGGATTTGATGCACGAGTTAGAATCTATTATTAAATCAATTGTTATTTTGAAATGA
- a CDS encoding GNAT family N-acetyltransferase has protein sequence MELQWKIKSFETLSVNELYAILKLRSEIFVVEQNCVYLDIDGKDQLALHLFGEFEGKIVAYSRLFKPGITFDNASIGRVVVDANYRDRKWGHDLMQESIAGIQSQFGESKITIGAQLYLKKFYESHGFVQTSEMYLEDDIPHIEMERR, from the coding sequence ATGGAATTGCAATGGAAAATAAAGTCTTTTGAAACACTTTCGGTCAATGAACTTTACGCGATTTTAAAGTTAAGAAGCGAGATATTTGTAGTGGAACAAAACTGTGTTTACCTAGATATTGATGGAAAAGACCAACTAGCTTTGCATCTTTTCGGTGAATTCGAAGGCAAAATCGTAGCCTATTCCAGACTTTTCAAGCCCGGAATTACTTTCGATAACGCATCTATTGGAAGAGTAGTGGTTGATGCTAATTATCGAGACAGAAAATGGGGACATGACTTAATGCAAGAATCTATTGCTGGAATTCAGTCGCAATTTGGTGAAAGCAAAATCACCATTGGAGCGCAATTATACCTCAAAAAATTCTACGAAAGCCACGGATTTGTTCAAACTAGTGAAATGTATCTAGAAGATGATATTCCGCATATTGAGATGGAAAGAAGATAA
- a CDS encoding S41 family peptidase — MIPFPKKKFILPVVASAFLFVGVSFKDDFFEVAKQVEIFTTLFKELNKNYVDETNPGDLMDKAIKGMLTSLDPYTVYFNEQDVVKFKINNTGEYTGIGAIITRKEDKIIIREPYKNFPADKAGLKAGDEIIQIGDVLLSDFKDDASQLFRGAKNTKIEVKYIRQGKTNTAQITLDEIEIKSVPFYRKIDDKTGYIVLAKFNQKASFETKQALEQLKKEGAERIVLDLRGNPGGLLNEAVNICNLFVPKNEIIVTTKSKIEKHNNTYKTSKEPVDTEIPLAILVDGKSASASEIVSGALQDLDRAVVIGSRSFGKGLVQRPVDLTYGTQLKVTISRYYTPSGRCIQALDYSQKDKNGVAKKTEAKNYNAFKTRKGRTVYDGGGIQPDIEMEETKLSPITEALEKNDGIFNYATAYYYKNPNLGDKIPTFTDADFLDFKNYLKVQKFSFDTETELALKNTLAVAKKEKVDESISVEYQQLLTALQKSEEKLLDKSQKEIKNLILDEIIKRYQYQEGLYQYYLKNNAEIKKAVSVLNNNVEYKSILKM; from the coding sequence ATGATTCCTTTCCCTAAAAAAAAATTCATACTTCCTGTTGTAGCTTCGGCATTTTTGTTTGTAGGCGTTAGTTTCAAAGACGATTTTTTTGAAGTTGCCAAGCAAGTAGAAATTTTCACCACCCTTTTCAAAGAATTGAACAAGAATTATGTGGACGAAACCAATCCGGGTGATTTAATGGACAAAGCCATCAAGGGAATGTTGACGAGTCTTGATCCGTACACGGTCTATTTCAACGAGCAGGATGTTGTAAAATTTAAAATCAATAATACGGGAGAATACACTGGAATTGGAGCCATAATTACTCGAAAAGAGGATAAAATAATCATTCGTGAACCCTATAAAAATTTTCCCGCCGACAAAGCAGGTCTTAAAGCAGGAGATGAAATTATTCAAATTGGTGATGTTCTTTTGTCTGATTTCAAAGATGATGCTTCACAACTTTTCAGAGGTGCCAAAAACACTAAAATCGAAGTCAAATACATTCGACAAGGCAAAACCAATACCGCACAAATTACCCTTGACGAAATAGAAATCAAATCCGTTCCATTTTACAGAAAAATAGACGACAAAACCGGTTATATCGTTTTGGCAAAATTCAACCAAAAAGCTTCTTTCGAAACCAAACAAGCATTGGAACAATTAAAAAAAGAGGGTGCCGAAAGAATTGTTCTTGATTTAAGGGGAAATCCGGGTGGACTTTTGAACGAAGCAGTAAATATCTGTAATTTATTTGTTCCGAAAAATGAAATTATCGTTACCACAAAATCGAAAATAGAAAAACACAACAACACTTATAAAACCTCTAAAGAACCTGTAGATACTGAAATCCCATTGGCTATTTTGGTAGATGGAAAAAGTGCTTCGGCATCGGAAATTGTCTCGGGAGCTTTGCAGGATTTGGATCGTGCCGTGGTTATTGGAAGCCGAAGTTTTGGAAAAGGATTAGTTCAAAGACCTGTCGATTTAACGTATGGAACACAGTTAAAAGTAACTATTTCTCGTTATTACACGCCTTCTGGAAGATGTATTCAGGCTTTGGATTATTCGCAAAAAGATAAAAATGGTGTGGCTAAAAAAACCGAAGCCAAGAATTACAATGCTTTCAAAACCCGAAAAGGAAGAACGGTTTATGATGGTGGAGGAATTCAACCCGACATTGAAATGGAGGAAACTAAATTGAGTCCGATAACCGAAGCTTTAGAGAAAAATGATGGAATTTTCAATTATGCAACGGCTTATTATTATAAAAATCCGAATCTTGGCGATAAAATTCCAACCTTTACAGATGCCGATTTTCTTGATTTTAAAAATTATCTAAAAGTTCAGAAATTCTCTTTTGATACCGAAACAGAACTGGCTCTAAAAAATACTTTGGCTGTAGCCAAAAAAGAAAAAGTAGATGAAAGTATTAGCGTAGAATACCAACAATTACTGACTGCATTGCAAAAAAGTGAAGAGAAATTATTGGATAAAAGCCAGAAAGAAATTAAGAATTTAATCCTAGATGAAATTATCAAACGCTATCAATACCAAGAAGGATTGTACCAATATTACCTAAAAAACAACGCCGAAATTAAGAAAGCAGTAAGCGTTTTGAATAATAATGTGGAGTATAAAAGTATTTTGAAGATGTAA
- the rnpA gene encoding ribonuclease P protein component translates to MNFTYPKTEKLKSKITIDLLFSKGKSVSKYPLRLVYVESDFGIPEDSDQKIKMGVSVSKKNFKHAVDRNYFKRVLRETYRLNKHLLVDNLDKKYAFMFFYQTKDRLSYEEINTKTIQLFEKFVLQLKNQE, encoded by the coding sequence ATGAATTTCACTTATCCCAAAACCGAAAAGCTTAAAAGTAAAATCACTATAGATTTGCTTTTTTCCAAAGGCAAGTCCGTGTCGAAATATCCTTTGAGACTGGTGTATGTGGAAAGTGATTTTGGCATTCCTGAAGATTCAGACCAAAAAATAAAAATGGGTGTTTCAGTTTCTAAAAAAAACTTCAAACATGCCGTAGATCGCAATTATTTCAAGCGGGTGCTTCGTGAAACCTATCGATTGAACAAACATTTGTTAGTTGATAATTTGGACAAAAAATATGCTTTTATGTTTTTTTACCAAACCAAAGACCGATTGTCTTACGAGGAAATCAATACCAAAACCATTCAGCTTTTTGAAAAGTTTGTGCTGCAGCTGAAAAATCAGGAGTAA
- a CDS encoding lysophospholipid acyltransferase family protein has protein sequence MQKIISYPISFIAILLFLLTLVIFHPIQWICLNVFGYQAHKKSVDYLNLVLLRIGHLMFNTFKIEGRENIPTGVPIIFVANHQGMYDIIGMIWFLRKFHPKFVSKVELAKGIPSVSYNLNHGGSVVIDRKDPKQAIPLIKGLSQYIEKNKRSAVIFPEGTRSKTGKPKEFAQSGLKMLCKYAPSAYVVPVTINNSWKFFKYGFFPYGLANHITFTIHEAMAVKDYSFEDIMVKTEQVIIQSIQY, from the coding sequence ATGCAAAAAATCATATCGTATCCCATATCCTTTATTGCAATTTTGTTATTTCTTTTAACATTAGTTATTTTTCATCCTATTCAATGGATTTGTCTTAATGTTTTTGGCTATCAGGCGCATAAAAAATCGGTAGATTATTTGAATTTAGTCTTGTTGCGAATCGGGCATTTAATGTTCAATACTTTTAAAATCGAAGGAAGAGAAAACATCCCGACTGGAGTTCCTATTATTTTTGTAGCCAATCATCAGGGAATGTATGATATTATTGGAATGATTTGGTTTTTGCGAAAATTTCATCCTAAATTTGTAAGTAAAGTAGAATTGGCCAAAGGAATTCCGAGTGTTTCTTATAATTTAAATCACGGAGGTTCCGTTGTAATAGACAGGAAAGATCCGAAACAAGCCATTCCGTTAATCAAAGGATTGTCTCAATACATTGAAAAAAACAAACGTTCGGCAGTTATTTTTCCAGAAGGAACAAGAAGTAAAACAGGAAAACCCAAAGAATTTGCTCAAAGCGGATTGAAAATGCTCTGTAAATATGCGCCTTCAGCATATGTTGTGCCAGTGACAATCAATAATTCTTGGAAGTTTTTTAAATATGGTTTTTTTCCTTATGGTTTAGCAAATCATATTACCTTTACCATTCATGAAGCAATGGCTGTAAAAGACTATTCTTTTGAAGATATAATGGTAAAAACTGAACAAGTAATTATACAAAGTATTCAATATTAA
- a CDS encoding acyl-ACP desaturase, with translation MSIKNIRLEVMQFLENKVEGFMDQYLIPVEQIWQPSDFLPNSESDNFLEEVKELREISKDLPYDFWVAMVGDMITEEALPTYENWLMELEGVDNEGRNAWSAWVRQWTGEENRHGDLLNKYLYLSGRVNMREIEMTTQHLISDGFDIGTGRDPYKNFVYTSFQELATYVSHNRVSQLAKSYGDKKLSKMCKMVAGDEMRHHHAYSHFVTEIFKLDPSEMMLAFQYMMKAKIVMPAHFLRESGQKISSAFEHFSDSAQRIGVYTANDYVDIMQKLIDKWEIDKVTGLTAEAEKARDYLMKLPARMARISERLVIPQESFQFKWVEPARL, from the coding sequence ATGTCTATAAAAAACATTCGTCTAGAAGTAATGCAATTTCTAGAAAACAAAGTAGAAGGATTTATGGATCAATATCTGATTCCAGTGGAGCAGATATGGCAACCTTCTGACTTTTTGCCTAATTCCGAAAGCGATAATTTTCTGGAAGAAGTAAAAGAATTGAGAGAAATCTCTAAAGATTTACCTTATGATTTTTGGGTGGCTATGGTAGGTGATATGATTACCGAAGAAGCTTTGCCAACCTACGAAAACTGGTTGATGGAACTTGAAGGAGTGGATAACGAAGGTAGAAATGCCTGGTCTGCTTGGGTTCGTCAATGGACGGGAGAAGAAAATCGTCACGGAGATTTATTGAACAAATACCTTTATTTGTCGGGTCGTGTGAATATGCGTGAAATCGAAATGACAACTCAACATCTGATAAGTGATGGTTTTGATATTGGAACAGGAAGAGATCCATATAAAAACTTTGTTTATACTAGTTTTCAGGAATTAGCCACTTATGTTTCGCACAATCGAGTGTCACAATTGGCAAAATCGTATGGAGATAAAAAATTATCCAAAATGTGCAAAATGGTTGCTGGAGACGAGATGCGTCACCACCACGCCTACAGCCATTTTGTAACCGAAATTTTCAAATTAGATCCAAGCGAAATGATGCTTGCGTTTCAATACATGATGAAAGCCAAAATTGTTATGCCAGCGCATTTCTTGAGAGAATCAGGTCAAAAAATTAGTTCGGCTTTTGAACATTTTTCGGATTCTGCACAACGAATTGGCGTTTATACCGCCAATGATTATGTGGACATCATGCAAAAATTAATCGATAAATGGGAAATAGATAAAGTTACCGGTTTGACTGCCGAAGCCGAAAAAGCCAGAGATTACTTGATGAAATTACCTGCTCGTATGGCTAGAATTTCAGAGAGATTGGTCATTCCTCAAGAGTCTTTCCAATTCAAATGGGTAGAACCTGCGAGATTGTAG
- a CDS encoding HD domain-containing protein, which translates to MSTLDLINNTILFVKQKLENAEGGHDWFHIERVYKNALLIADGEVCDLMVVKLGALLHDIADSKFHAGDETIGPKIAREFLSSNAVDEVTIQHVIKIIENISFKGGNTQKLFSSIELDIVQDADRLDAIGAIGIARTFNYGGFKNRTLYNPEIAPNLKMSKEEYKNNEAPTINHFYEKLLLLKDKMNTKTGKQIAQERHLFMEKFLSQFYAEWEGVK; encoded by the coding sequence ATGAGTACTTTAGATTTAATAAATAATACGATTCTTTTTGTCAAACAAAAACTAGAAAATGCCGAAGGCGGACACGACTGGTTCCATATCGAAAGAGTCTATAAAAATGCTCTGCTCATTGCCGATGGCGAAGTTTGCGATTTAATGGTGGTGAAATTAGGAGCCTTGCTTCACGATATTGCTGACAGTAAATTTCATGCTGGAGACGAAACCATTGGTCCCAAAATTGCCCGTGAATTTTTAAGTTCCAATGCTGTTGATGAAGTAACAATCCAACACGTGATTAAAATTATAGAAAACATCTCTTTTAAAGGCGGAAATACCCAAAAGCTATTCTCGTCTATCGAATTGGATATCGTTCAGGATGCCGATCGTTTGGATGCTATTGGTGCCATTGGCATTGCCAGAACATTTAATTATGGAGGTTTTAAAAACAGAACTTTATACAATCCTGAAATTGCTCCAAATCTTAAAATGAGCAAAGAAGAATATAAAAACAATGAAGCACCAACCATCAACCATTTCTACGAAAAACTATTGTTGCTTAAAGACAAAATGAATACCAAAACAGGAAAACAAATTGCCCAAGAAAGACATTTGTTTATGGAAAAATTCCTTTCGCAGTTTTATGCGGAATGGGAAGGGGTGAAGTAA
- a CDS encoding enoyl-CoA hydratase/isomerase family protein has protein sequence MALENLILEQAEGIATIFINRPEKLNALNKVTIQELHDTLQLVENNPEIRVIILTGSGQKAFVAGADIAEFAYFSAEEGAALASEGQRILFDFIENLKTPVIAAINGFALGGGLELAMACHFKIASDNAKMGLPETSLGVIPGYGGTQRLSQLVGKGRAMEMILTAGMIDAETAKNYGLVNHVVPQVDLVATYTTLAHKIMKNSPVAIGKAIEAVNANFKTDVNGFDVEIRNFGSCFATEDFKEGTTAFLEKRKANFK, from the coding sequence ATGGCACTGGAAAACCTCATTTTGGAACAAGCAGAAGGCATTGCTACTATTTTTATCAACCGTCCGGAGAAATTGAATGCCTTGAACAAAGTCACCATTCAAGAATTGCACGATACTTTGCAATTGGTCGAAAATAATCCAGAAATACGTGTCATTATCCTAACAGGAAGCGGCCAAAAAGCTTTTGTGGCTGGTGCCGATATTGCCGAATTTGCTTATTTTTCGGCAGAAGAAGGCGCAGCATTAGCTTCAGAAGGACAGCGAATTTTATTCGACTTTATCGAAAATTTGAAAACGCCTGTGATTGCTGCAATTAATGGTTTTGCCCTTGGTGGCGGACTGGAACTGGCAATGGCTTGTCATTTCAAAATTGCATCGGATAATGCCAAAATGGGTTTGCCGGAAACTTCTCTTGGTGTAATTCCAGGTTATGGCGGAACGCAACGTTTGTCGCAATTGGTTGGCAAAGGCCGTGCGATGGAAATGATTCTAACCGCAGGAATGATTGACGCCGAAACTGCAAAAAATTATGGATTAGTCAATCACGTGGTTCCACAAGTTGATTTGGTTGCAACTTACACAACGCTTGCCCATAAAATTATGAAAAATTCTCCCGTTGCCATTGGCAAAGCCATCGAGGCAGTAAATGCCAATTTTAAAACGGATGTCAATGGATTTGATGTGGAAATCAGGAATTTTGGAAGTTGTTTTGCTACCGAAGATTTCAAAGAAGGGACAACCGCTTTTTTAGAGAAAAGAAAAGCTAATTTTAAGTAA